The genome window GTGGGAAAACAGGGGAATTACAGTTTCAAACTGAATTGAAGATGATAAGCCTGGCTGTTCATCGAAATTTGCTACGTTTGATTGGATACTGTGCTACTCCAAATGAGAGGCTTCTGGTGTATCCCTACATGAGTAACGGTAGTGTGGCATTAAGGCTTAGAGGTTGGTTTCTTATTACTTGTCTAGATCCCTACCTGAATACCTCTATTGTTGTCACTGTTGGTGATTACAACCTTGTGAATTTGCTAAATTGTGCTTGTTTTTTGTCTGAACTTCTGTTTGTTATAGTTTTCATTATAATTTAGAGCTCTTTAACATTTGTGCTTCATTTTGACTCTGTACAATATAATTTGAAAGAAGAAATCCAACGAAGATATATTGCCACATTACTTGATCTGGGCCTCAATTTCAACTTTGAATGAATTTGGAAAAGGatacaattttgaattatttgcctTGAACTTTAAGGTGATGtgtaatttaaacaggaaaacCGACACTAGATTGGAATGCTAGAAAGAAAATTGCTGTTGGAACTGCAAGAGGCCTCCTATATTTACATGAGCAATGTGATCCAAAGATAATCCACCGAGATGTAAAGGCAGCTAATGTTCTTCTTGACGAGTTTGGTGAAGCTGTTGTTGGCGACTTTGGCCTTGCAAAGCTCCTTAATCATGCTGACTCCCATGTTACAACTGCAGTTCGGGGCACAGTTGGACACATTGCCCCTGAGTACCTCTCCACCGGTCAGTCATCTGAGAAAACCGATGTGTTTGGTTTTGGTATACTTTTGGTAGAGCTCATAACTGGACTGAGAACTCTTCAACTTGAGAAGACAGTTAATCAGAAAGGAGTTATGCTTGACTGGGTAAGCTTTCTACTGTTTCTAGCAATGCTCTATTCTTTTTGTTGGACACAGATGAACCGATCAAGTTAAGTTCCTGTAAATAGTATCAGCTAGTAATTTTGGCCTAGTCAGAAGAATTGTCTAGGGGGTTTTAACTGGCGATGAATAATTGTTCTGGTTTTCCATTTGTTCAATAAATAATTGAAGCCTGTGATATTGCTGCAGATCAAGAAAGCAAATGAGGAGAAAAAAGTTGAAGTTTTAGTAGACAAAGAACTAGGGAGCAACTATGACAGAATCGAGGTGAGTGAAATGCTGCAAGTAGCTCTACTTTGCACCCAATACCTTCCATCCCACCGCCCTAAGATGTCCGAAGTGGTCCGGATGCTCGAAGGCGATGGGCTGGCTGAAAAATGGGCAGCCTCCCACAACAACATAAATTGCAAGTCAACCTTCTCTCATTCAAAAAGAACTCAGTCACACCTTGGCACATATTCTAAACACGAGGGTCATGATCATGACACATCAAGTAGTTTTAGGATGATTATGATGGATGATGATCATGATACTTATGCCATGGAGCTCTCTGGTCCAAGATAACATAAGATCAAGAATCTAAACACAATTAGTAGAAAAGAATACGTTCTACGGAAAAAGAATGCAAAGAAAAGGTTTAATTCTTTTCTAGGCCCCAAAATTGTTTAACTTCTGTTGCTGAGTGCCCAAATTTGATCTTGTAAGGTTCAAGCTGTACTTAAAGTCAAATTACATCTCAATGTCAATGTAAGTTTAGCATTCTTCTGATTTCCTTGTTTTTTAAAACCCCAGGTACCTTGGTCTACCAATATTTCTCACATGCCATGATTATCACTATTTAGTTGTGTGTATGTTAGTAGAAAGTTATATTTTCATTCTTCTTCTGTTCTTATTTGGATATATTAAGCTAAATTAAGTGCTTCCAAAAATAGATAATCTAGCCATTCACCGTGGCTGAagtattaattgataattaattgaataattaatcGAATAATTTGGATTGAGTATTGCAGGAGATATATAAAGTGTATTGTATATAGGAAAAAGGACTGGAGTGTCTGGTATTTCAAAAATATCATCATTCATTAGTATCAGATGCTCTGGACAAGTAGCAAGTGAAAGAATAATGGGAAAACAAATATTGGTTTGACTGTGTAAGTTAAATGTTTGGACTCTATATAATTGGTCTGGCATTTTCATCTGATGCCCTTGCAGTTGCATGAGCTTCCCCACAGCTGCAGCAGCAGTACTTTCCCTTCTGTTTTCCTCTTTCCTCCTTAGACTTTTCTAGGACAGGATTTACAATGGCTCGTGACACTCTTTGTTGCCCACCTGCCTCATGCACTTGTATAATTTTTAGTGAATATCCCTCTCCTTAAACATACAAAATTATAACTTACAACATTAATGGtttaattcttaaaattaaCCATGATAGGAAATTAATACAATgctttatattatatagagttGTTTTTCATGCTTTCTCCTCCACGGAGTAGTTGTGGTATGTTCAGGTCAATAGTGTTCGAATTTAACTAAGATGTGATGGAAAAATCTTAGAGAAAGGGATGGAGTTGGATGGGAAGATTAAAGGTAATATGAATAAGGATTACTTTCCATCTGTAATGCCACTGGTTACATTATCATCATTACAGATTTCACTTACATTAACAAGCACAATCTAGGCTGTGAATTTCATCACAACGTAAATTGAATACGGATCTGAAATTTTCTCTTCAGTAATGTATCAGTTCATAAATATATGTGAACTCTGAATAGAGAATTGTCCAAGTGATGTATCTTTCATGTGATAAAAGGTAGCGGTTTAACTAGCAGAGTGTGACACCAAGGGTCGCAAGCTTAAGTTGTAGCATTTGACATCCTGAAGATTCTGAAGCTTACTGCAGGATCATGAAACACAAGACATGCAACATTACtggtttaattttattaatttatacataACATGACAATCATTAGAGCCTACAACACACTGACACATGCAAACATATTACTGCCACTTATTTCTTGTTGCTAGAACAagtatataattgattttttaatattttgtttagttGTTGCCACCAGACCCTGCCCTGGAACCGGCATGGGAACCAGCCTCCGAGCCTGCTTCTGAACCAGCTCCTGAACCAGACCTTGACCCGGCATGTGAGCCAGCATAAGAACCCGCTTCAGAGCCTGCTCCAGATGACCCGCCTCCAGAACCGGCACGTGATCCTGCATGTGAACCTGCTTCCGAACCTGCTCTAGACCCGGATGACCCCGAACCAGATCcggatgaagaagatgaacttGATCCCGAACTAGATCCTGAGCCAGAACCAGCACCAGCTCCGGACCCTGAACCCGAGCCACCCAAGCCTAGACCAATCCCAGCTCCAATTCCGACACCTATTCCACCAAGGTCCAAACCTAAGTCCTTCCTAGCAACTCTGCACTCTGATACTATAAAAGCAGACATTACAAGAACCATAACACCAAACCCTACAGTATTTCCAGCAGCCATTCTTTCTTTTTAAAGAAACTTGAGGAAACTTAATATATGCTTGCTTGTAATATAAGTTTGTAATGTAATTGATGAagaatatttgtatatgtttacTCTGCATGGGAACTTGGCTATTTATAGCCATGTTTGTGCAGCTATGATCAGTAATTTTGGTGTGTATAATGATTAATGTGATTTCAGTGGAGTTGGTGGATAGAGATGAAAATGCTGCATGTGGCTAATATTGCATGTTTTGTGGAGGATGTGTAATTTATCGGAAGTGCTGTATATTTTTAAACCGAAGACCAGATTATGATATCCACCTAGACAGTGTAGTGGAGTTCATTGTTGACATTCTTTGGTACATATATTGCACAACATTGGAACCATTTTCAAATGTGCGCACATTTTCAATCTGCGGTCTCTATAGCACCAGATGTATTAACATTCACATTTTCGTAACTTAAATCATAAAAAAGGTCAACGACTTCTATAATACGTGAATACATTAATATTCATATTTGcataatttagattttaaaagacCATGTTTCGAGTGAGTTACCAACATCATTATACTTTAAGCAGATGGCATCACGAGTCCTCGGGTACATGACATGTTAAGTTAAGTTGGTTAGAATAAATAGGACATCACTAATAACCtctttgtttgataatttgAGTATTTGAAGTTGCATTCTCATTAATACCTCTTTGTTTAATAACTTCAAATTCTCATATCATCAAACAAAGAGGTTATTAATTAGTTGGCTAGAATATTAACATGCATTAATATTCATATTTGCATAATTTGAAGTTGCATTCTCACTAATACCTTTTTGTTTAATAACTTCAAATACTCAGATCATCAAACAAAGAGGTTATTAATTAGTTGGCTAGAATATTAACATGcattaatattcatattatagtAATTTGAAGTTGCATTCTCACTTCTCTTCTCAAACAAAGAGGTTATTAGTGATGTCCGAAAATCATCAACCAGAAGGATCGTTACCCAAAAAAAACGTCAACCAGGCAACAGATCGGGAAGATCTTCTCTCGAGGGATGAGCTAAATGTTGGGCATGAGGATTAGACAGCATAATATCATAAAAGTCCATAATACAAAATAGGCCCGAGCTAAGATATATACATCACATACATAAGCAGATGACACAAATACTCATTCTAGTCCTATTAATAATTCCGATCATTTGGGGAAAGGACTTGTGGAGAATGGAGAGAAAGaaatatacttgtatatattatattattcataaatatttatactcTGATCAATATGATAAACAAAATATCTATGCTCTGGCTCAACAAGATTAGTTATTCATCATTTAATTAGCATCAAATTGAAAT of Daucus carota subsp. sativus chromosome 3, DH1 v3.0, whole genome shotgun sequence contains these proteins:
- the LOC108211405 gene encoding probable LRR receptor-like serine/threonine-protein kinase At4g30520 isoform X3, which produces MITCSPDNTVTAFGAPSQGLSGNLSGRIANLTNLRQVLLQNNSITGEIPPGLGNLRNLQTLDLSNNKFFGSIPDSLGLLNDLQYLRLNNNSLSGAIPQTILTKLTFFRDLSFNNLSGPVAKFPATAFNFAGNPLICGRLSPRNCFGSAPYPLSFSLQSSSGKSKSKRLAISLGLSSGFISLTFLALGILLWQRSKKRKNSILIDDMQEEILSSLGNLRSFTFKELYHATNSYSSKSIVGVGGFGNVYKGKLEDGTVVAVKRLKDVSGKTGELQFQTELKMISLAVHRNLLRLIGYCATPNERLLVYPYMSNGSVALRLRGKPTLDWNARKKIAVGTARGLLYLHEQCDPKIIHRDVKAANVLLDEFGEAVVGDFGLAKLLNHADSHVTTAVRGTVGHIAPEYLSTGQSSEKTDVFGFGILLVELITGLRTLQLEKTVNQKGVMLDWIKKANEEKKVEVLVDKELGSNYDRIEVSEMLQVALLCTQYLPSHRPKMSEVVRMLEGDGLAEKWAASHNNINCKSTFSHSKRTQSHLGTYSKHEGHDHDTSSSFRMIMMDDDHDTYAMELSGPR
- the LOC108213163 gene encoding cell wall protein IFF6-like → MAAGNTVGFGVMVLVMSAFIVSECRVARKDLGLDLGGIGVGIGAGIGLGLGGSGSGSGAGAGSGSGSSSGSSSSSSSGSGSGSSGSRAGSEAGSHAGSRAGSGGGSSGAGSEAGSYAGSHAGSRSGSGAGSEAGSEAGSHAGSRAGSGGNN